A genome region from Pseudoalteromonas tetraodonis includes the following:
- a CDS encoding type III pantothenate kinase: MRLLIDVGNTSLKAVLWENGQIQPCDINNISWQQITVVIYACVGRSELLKQLLAQAKTHNIDCFEATVSSELGGLRCAYQQVGNLGIDRWLALISGYTLYPNTAAIVVDAGTATTIDVLNNDGQHLGGWILPGLDLMTSSLTQNTQRVFDDANTPFANELGKNTPNGLKNGALVATMGAIEQARLHLKTKNSLLIFAGGYGQLLQGHFSQSIFDPMLVMKGLNYWYELAKKS, translated from the coding sequence ATGAGATTGTTAATTGATGTAGGTAATACTTCACTCAAAGCCGTATTGTGGGAAAACGGGCAAATACAGCCATGTGATATTAATAATATTTCATGGCAGCAAATTACGGTTGTTATTTACGCTTGTGTTGGTCGTAGCGAGTTACTTAAACAATTATTAGCGCAAGCCAAAACGCATAATATTGATTGTTTTGAGGCTACGGTTAGTAGTGAGCTTGGTGGGTTGCGCTGCGCGTATCAGCAAGTAGGTAATTTGGGTATAGATAGATGGTTGGCGCTTATTAGCGGTTATACGCTTTACCCTAATACGGCTGCTATTGTTGTTGATGCTGGCACGGCTACTACTATAGACGTTCTCAATAATGATGGGCAGCATCTAGGAGGCTGGATATTACCTGGGCTTGATTTAATGACCTCATCACTCACTCAAAATACTCAGCGGGTATTTGATGATGCAAACACGCCATTTGCTAATGAGCTTGGAAAAAACACCCCTAATGGGTTAAAAAACGGAGCCTTAGTGGCAACTATGGGTGCCATTGAGCAAGCAAGATTGCATTTAAAGACAAAAAATAGCCTCTTAATTTTTGCGGGTGGTTATGGTCAGCTGTTACAAGGGCATTTTTCACAGAGTATTTTCGACCCAATGCTAGTAATGAAAGGCTTAAATTACTGGTATGAGTTAGCTAAAAAGAGTTAA